The DNA window ttaaaatatattgctgaGAATAGAGTAAAAACTGTCCTAAAGCCCACCCCTAATGGGCACCGACTCTTTAATGGCCCCGGCAAAGTCTTCCGAAAAGTCTTCCCCCCACGCAAGTTCGCCTGCCCTCGGGTTAAATACTGGGGGCAGGTTGCTTCGGCTCGTCCTGGTGGTGGTTGTTTCAGGCAGGATTTACTGGAATTGGCTTAAAAATGCCCCTTCGAGCTGGCGGGAGCTACAGCTTTGCCCTGCCAAGGGCTGGAGCGGGGAGCACGGCAGGCAGGCTAGTGCTTGGGAAAGGCGTCTATCTGTGTTATATAGTTATACGGTATATCAGTGAGTTcagcatgttttttctcttaaaaaaacaaaacaaaacaaaacaaaaacaaaataaaaaacaaacaaaagaaagcgATGCATTTAATGAGATACTCTAAATATTATGGAGCTCGTGGTTAAAGGAGGAcggctttttgttttcagaggagAGTCGAGGCTCTCCCGTTGAGAGTGTTGGACGGTGGGGCCAACCTAACCGGTGATGCAGGGGCTATAGTAAACAGCGCTGCTGGCATCGGACAAGGCGGATATCAAGCTGCTCTCCTCGCAGGAGATGCTTCTAGGAGTCACTTTGGACAGGGAGACATGGTAAGGGAGTCCCGAGGCTTCGGGACGAGTCCTGCTCATGTTCAAATACTGGTCAAACTCATTGCGGTCAACGTCTGTCCACAGCTCGGTTTGGTTCAAGTGATCCACGCTCTCCATGTGGTGGGCTTCAGGTGGGGGTGAGAGTTGGCCCAGGTGGGCAGAAAGCCCGTTCTGAGTTCCCGAGCACATCTGGTTGTAGTATAtgctggagggatggggagtCCTCATGGCGTCGGCCAAGTGTGATGGGGTCTGCGCGTAGGGCACCGCCACGTCCCGCCCCATGCACTTCTCCTGGGGAAACTCCAtctggtgatggtggtggtagCCGCGAAAGGGCATCATGTTGCAGTCATCCTGCATGTGCGGAGGGAAAAATGCCGGCTCGGTCTGTTCCAAGACATCCAAGGGAGACATCTCAGGAGTTGGCAAGCCATAGTTTTCAATATCCGACCCCATGGAGTGGAGTTCTCTGAAGTGGTTAAgtgggggaggctgggggtggcCCGGCTGGCTGCCGCCATGGTGACTCATGCTGAAGTTGtcactgcagggctgggaaaggTTATGCAGTAGGATATTGGGTTCCATCCTCTTGATTTTCTTGGCTTGCTTCTTTCTCCTTGGGCGGTACTTGTAGTTGGGGTGATCCTGGAGATGCTGGATCCGCAGCCGCTCTGCCTCTTCCACAAAGGGACGCTTGTCGCTGGCGCTCAGCGCTTTCCATGACTGGCCTGGAAGGTGAAAGCGAAGCTCTGTGACACCGGCTTGGCCACCCAGCACTGGCCAGGGCATGGGGGCAcctggggagaggggtgggcagggctCCCTCAGCCAGTTCGGCACCCGAGCAAGGTCCTGGTGCCGGCAcgaggaggggctggggaatgggagccCAAGCAGGGCTGTCCCAGCAGGTtccagctgtgcccagcactTCGGTGCAGTGGGAAAATGGGGGTGCAAAGCCTCAGGGGGGGCTGCAGGAACTCCTCTGCCAGGGCAGGTGATTCTGCCTCCCGCTGCCCCTCAGCACAGCCTGGTCCTCGGGGTGCCTGCTTCCCTGCATCCCACATCCACAGccctgctcttctgcagccccAATCACCCATCCCCAAACCCCGCACCGCGCAGCCCTGTATCCTGAATCTTGTGTCCCCgcaccccgcagccccacgTCTCTGTATCCTGCTGCCCCGTCTGGCCATATCCTGCTTCCCGTAGTCCCGCATCCTGCAACTCCATCTACCCATATCCTGCTTCCCGTGTTCCCATATCCCGCATCCTACAGTCGTGTATCCCGCATCCTGCAGCCCTGTATTCCCATATCCTGCATCCCCGCAGCTGTGTGCCCCACAGCCCTGTATCTCTGAATCTTGCAGCCCTGTTTCCCTGCATCTTGTGTACACATAGCTCCATATCCTCACATCCCACAACCCACAGCCCCATATTCCCACATCCTCTAATACCATACCCCACAGCCCTGTAGCGCTGCACCCCATAGCCCTTGATCCCACCGCCCAcgtccccgcagcccctcaTCCTTGCAGCCTGCAGCCAGCATCCCTTGGTCCCATATCCTTACAGCTTGCACCCCGCAGCCCTCTAACCTTGcagcccacagccctgcagcccacagCTCCGTATCCTGCAGCACCCTATCCCTGTATCCTACAGCTCCTCATCCTTGTaacccagctcctgcagccccatATCCTCACAGCCTGCATCCCGCAGTCCTGTACCCTTGCAGTCTGGCTAGCACAGCCCCGTATCCTTGCATCCCATGTCCCACTGCCTCATCCTTGCAGCCTGCATCCCAGAGCCCTGTACCCTTGCAGTGCACATCCCAATGTCCCATATCCCTTCATCCCACACTCCCAGCCCTGTATCCCTGCATCCAAATACCCTGTACCCCTGCAACCCACATCCCCAGCCCTGTGTCCTTGCATTCTGCTGTCCTGTACCCCTGCAGCCCACATCCCCAGCTGTGTATCCCTGCATCCTGCTGCCCTGGACTCCTGCAGCCCGCATCCCCGGCTCTGTATCCATGCATCCTGCTGCCCTGTACTCTtgcagcctgcatccccagcccAGTAACCCCATATCCCTACATCCCCATCCCTCTATCCCCACATCCTTGCAtccccagctctgcaccccCACATtcctgactcctcagctccatACCCCCGGATCCCACAGCTCTGTACTCTTGCAGCCCACATCCCCAGCTCATTACACCCGCATCCCCAGCCCTgcatccccacatccccacatccccgCATCCCCGCATCCCTAGCTCCATACCCCCAcatcccacagccctgcactCGTGCAGCCCACATCCCCAGCTCCGCACCCCCGCATCCCTAGCTCTGTACCCCCACATCCCACATCCCTGCACTCGTGCAGCCCGCATCCCCAGCTCCGTACCCCCGCATCCCCGCATCCCCAGCCCCGTACCCCCGCAGCCCTCCTCCCGCAGCCCGTCCCGCTCACCCAGCATCTTGCTGAGCACGGCGTTGTGCAGGTCGGGGTTCTGCTGCGCCAGCCGCTTGCGCTCATCCTTCGCCCAGACCATGAAGGCGTTCATGGGCCGGCGGATGCGGGAGTCCTCGCCGGCCTTGCCCTCGGCGCGGCCCGCCGGGGGGCTGTATCCATAGCCCGGCTCGGGGCTGGGCGTGCGGCTGGGGGCCGCGCCGGGGGCCGCGCCgggggccgcgccgccggggccggggccgaaGGCGAAGCCGGGCTCGGGGCTGGGCGTGCGGCTGGCGGGGGAGGCGGCTCCCGGGGGGCGCGGGAAGGCGAGCCCGGGCTCAGCGGCCGGCACGGCGGCGGTGACCCATGAACAGTCGCCCCGGGGTTGCGATATCTCCTCTCGGCAGTAGTTAGACTCAGATATATTCATTCCAGCTGGACAGCACTTTGTGTCCGACCCGACCGGGTGCCGGAGAGAGAACCGGGTCCCGCCGCGTCCCACCGGGTCCAGCAGCCGCCGAGCAGCAGCCCCGCCGCTCGCCTCCTTCGCCTGCGCTTCGGGGGGATTTGGGGTcggcttgttttgttttggtttcttttctttttttctcttttattttttcccccctttccccccaaaaaaaaaacttttgggATGATGTTGGGCTGGAAGGGGCAAAATATAGCCGGGCTGGACCAATCagcggggcggaggggaggaggacgagagggagaggaggaggaggaggagatggaggaggagatggagatggagatgatgagggggaggaggaggaaggggggcgTCCCGAGGCACCAGCAGGAAGAGCCACCCGGGGAGGGCCGGGCTGAGACCGGTGTGGACGCTGCTGCCCAGTTCCCTTCCTTCCAAGGAAGAGggttattaattttttctctttcttttctttcttctttttttcctccttttctttcttttctttctcttctttgcaaGCCCCTTTTCTGGCTACTTGCAATCTGCCCGTGCCTCCCGCAGCCCTGCCGAGCCGACGCAGGAAAGTGTTTAGATTTGCCTGCCAGGCTGCCTGTTTGCAGGCGGACAGGGATGCTTGGGGATTTacgtttattttttttatgaattattttgtgtgtgtgttttggccAGCGTTCCCCATCTGGGgttgggagcagccctggggtgAAGGCAGCGGCGAGCCCTCTTCCCCCAGCAATTTTCGATTGGGAATTTCAGAGCCAGCGGGAGAAACGGCGCCTTGCTTTTAAGCACTGTTCACATGAAAAGAAATGCGTTTCCAGCCTGTCAGCCTAGGGACTGTTGAGGAATGGTGGGTTCACCGGCAGCTGGGTGATCGTGACTAAAACCTGCCTCCCgcgctgtgctgctggggctggcacaTCCGTGCCATTGCCGCACGCGCCGTGGGCATGGCAGCATACCCATGGCACGGTGCCATCGGCAGCCGTGGAGAAGCAGCGTGTCCCCTGCTGCCGGGTCACTGCTCCGCTCGCTTGGTTGCCGTCCAGCAGAGATTTGCAGTGCCAAGTGTGAGGCTAGGTGGTCTGAAGGTCCTTCCTGCCATTGGCATGGAGGAGTTATGAACTGCAGGACCCGTTTGGAAGCGAGGAGATCTGCTTGCACGCTGTCCCTGCGCCCTGACACCCCCCAGGCTATGTCGTTGACGTGTGAAAGATGCCCCAGCTCTGGGTAACTGCCTCCAAGCCCCCTTCGGCGGCGGACATGCCTGAGACCCCAGCCTGAAATGTGAACCTCAGCATTAGGAAGACTTGGGGCACCGGGTTGCGCAAgagcccagctcccagcctccTCACAGCGGTGGGGTATTGCATGCCATGGTTTCTGTGTGTCTGGAAGTGATTTGAAAAAGCCGATCTGCTGTTAAccctaaacaaaacaaaggccttaaaaaaaaattaaaaaaaatcttgtctcaTTCTTCAATTGCTAGCCAGGAGCTACAGAGGTTTCGGGCTAGATTTCCTTCACGTTCCTGGAGCCTCTCATTAATATTTTGCAAGAGCAAATCAGCACCAGTCCACGGGAGAGCCCGTACGGCTGCAAGAAgcctcctctctgctcttccccatcctgccctgGCTGTACAGCTGAGGAAGGTGCTGGAGCATCGCCACGCCAGAGGAGCAGCCGTGTGCCGCTGGCCGGAGCTGAGCCCCCGAGCTGCTGGAGTCTTTGGCTCtttgctcctgccctgggaaCAGCAAGGTGGGTGCTAGGGGGGAACTGGGGTGAAGTGAGCAGCCTTCAGGGCAGTCAGACTGGGCAGCCACTGGGAACACCCCAGGCACATCACCCACCGCTGATCCTGGCCCTTCTCCCAGGCTTTGGCCAAGCACGTGGCATTTTCCCCGGCCACATCCACCCTTTAACCTCTCACATggccccagcagcatccctggcctctgGGTGGGCTCAGAGCtgccctggagctgccctggaGCTGGTGCCACTGGTTGGCATTTGGGATGAGGTGGGGATGAGCTACAGCAgggtgggagagggggaagcTCAGCTTTCCCCAGGCCTGGAAACGGTGCTAAGAGCTGAGGCAAACCCTCCTAGTGGGGGAGGCAGATGCAGAGCCTCATGCCGTTCTCACTTTGTGCAACTGCTCCAAGCCTGGGCCTCCTCCACACAGGATGGCAGTGGGCTTACGATGCTTTCCTTATGCAGGGGAAGACCCCCTGGTCCCGCTGCCTTGGACTCCTGGTGCTGTGAGGGacccagcctcctgcctgtgTCTCGCAGCTGCTGCCCACCTTGAAAAGCAACTGGACCAAAAGCGGTCCCCAGCGCCCTTGGGGACATTGCTGCATGGGGACGCCCCGATGGGGACCCAATGGCTCTGGGGTAAAAGCCCAGCTTGCacacagggctgggagcagggcagtgCGGGGCAGGGGGTTGGAGTGGTGCTGCTGTCCCTGTTGCACACTCTACCCATGGAGCAAAGCCCAGTGCTTCAACCCCAGAGCACGAGCACGGTGCAAACCCTGCCTCACAGTGCATTTGCTGTCTGTGCCACATTCCAGTGCAAGGATGGGGGGAAAGAGGCAGGGAGGGTGGCggagggggaaaggaagggcacagctgctggaggaggagggatgagaGCTGCgaagcagggagagaggggaaagagggCTATGAGGGGGGGATGGAGCAGCATGTAAAGCACCCAAAAATGCCTGAACTGGCTCAGGAGGGGGATGAGGGGGCTGCACTGCCTGCCTGCGTGGGCAATGCCTCACCGCATCTTCCCCGGAGACCGAAAGCACCCTCACCCAGCTGGGGTGTGTGGTGAAGCACACGGGGTCTGTGCCCGGCTCAGTTTTCCCGGAGgggacacacacaaaacccctgCAGCACAACCTCTCCTTTtgccccgctgccccggggACACGGGTATGTGGCTCTGGGTGCTGGCAACCCCCTGGCCCTGGCTCCTCACCGGCCGCATCTGCAGCGGCGTGCAGGGAGGAAGCACTGGACATCCCTGGGCAGAGATAAGATCGACGCACCAGCTGGGTGACCTCTCCCCATGCCCTCCTTGCCTGGCCTGGTGTCGGGCGAGCTGGACCCCAGCCCAGCACACAACCTCAGGAgttgtatattatttttttcttttttttcctctctgcccgccccccccccagttttattGGGCTGGCGGCTCACCgcccccaccccggcccccAGTTTCCCTTCCTAGCATCCCGCACAGCCCAGCACCACACCTAGCAGAGGAAGCGTGGCAGGGACGGCAGCCTCCGCTCCCCAGCACAAAGgcatttttccctccctgcccccagcctGCGCCTCTCACTGCTGGTTATTCCTCCCAGCCAGGTCCAACACAGAGCTCCCACCCACCTAAAAACAGACTCAGCACCACCTGGACCATCCTCAAGGGGTCTCGGGGATCTGGGGGTTTGAGGGGTGATGGTGGGGATGGCAAGAAGTTAAGAGCGAGTGTTGCTGGCTGAGCCTGATGGTTATTTCTGCTGCTGATGGCTGCGGGTAGGTGCAGgagccccaggctgggctgggggctgtgcaACCAAATTCAAAGGATTTACTCCCAAAATTTGCACCCAGGTTATAGAGGTGGTGGATGGATGCTGGCAAGGCCCCTATggtggagcagcagcaaagccctgaGCCGTGATgggaaaattgctttttattctcattttgcaGAGGGTGCAAGGCACAAGGGGAGCAGTCAAcggggccggggcaggagcaggatcCATCCCCGGACCTGGGTGCAGCCTcctgtggtgcccagtgcctTCCTCACTCGCTCACTCCAGCCTCACTTCTAGATGGGTTCATGCCACTAATGAATTAATCACCATGCAATTACTGGTGTGGGGCTGGTGCTGTGGTGTGTCCGATGGGATGAATGAGGTATTTCACAGGAAGAGATTTCATATTAATTACAGCTAACAATATCTTCAGGCCACACTGCATGGGTAACCGGAGTGGTGCGGCCAGGCGAGATGGACATGACCTGCACCTGCTTCTTCATCCCGAAGGAGATGCCCTTTAGCGGGggtggctgaggggagcggggggaccCGCACAGGGCTGCTCAGTGCCACCGTGGGACACCCGGGCTGGCGGCTCCCCCGGCATCCTGAGAGGTGCCCCCACGCCGTCGGGTCCCAGAGGctcccccggggccggggccgctgcAGCCTTGCTGGAACAAAGGCTTCCCGAAGAAAGGCGCTTCCTGGagagaaaaggacttggggCCGGGGCTGTGTGTGAGTCCTGCCGAGAGGCTGAAGTCATCTGCTGGGAAATGCTCCACGTTTCGCCGGAGCCACCCTTTTTCCAGGGCCCAGCTCAGCGCCCGATTTCCTCGTGGACAAATAGTTCAGTGGGTCAGGCAGAGCTGGCAAGCGCCGAGCGAGCTGGCCGGGGCCGCCGGGCGCCGGCAGATGCGATACGGCATCTGTGTTAGGAGCATCCTGGCAGCAGCCACATGCTTGTGCAAAGGTGACAcatcccccatgtccccacgtgGGGATTGGAATTGTTCCCACCTGAGTCGGGGCGATGGGTGGAGAACGGGTGGTCGCagtcagccccagccccgggaaAGGCCGGCTCAGCTGTTTTTTGctcatttgctctttttctctgcttcttgctCCATCTGACAAGTGAGGGGCACTGGGGATGCTGTGGAAAGGTGCCCTGGGTCACAGTGGCTCTCTGCCCCTGGAGCGAGCCACTGGGCGcttgctgcctccctgccccgctgccaCCCATGCCGGCAGCTCCCCGACGGCCgcagggctgagctggcagCACTGTGCGGACCGCGCCAGCCAAGCCCGGCCATCAGGCACCTCATCCGAGGAAGCGGAGAAAGTTgtctttctgtttcagttcttttcaATAACCAGAGGTCAGTCGTGTTTATACAGGATTATAACTGGAACAACAACAGCAATACCCATTGTGCGAGCAGTGAAACCCACAGCTAACCCGAAAAAGCTGTCGCTCCACACAAGCGCAGCCGCTGCAGCCTCCCGGGCAGCGGCCGGAGCCCTTGGTCCTCACCGGAGCCGtcctgcctccccttcccctgcctttgCCCTGCCACGGCCCCTtctggcacagccctggctcTCCGGTGATGGTCCCACCAGCTCAGGGTGCTGCACTTCCAGCCACATCACCCCGTGCTTGcccccccctgcagcccccacgcCCCGAACGTGAGCGAAGCTGCTGCAAATCCCACCCACGGTGCTTACGGCCGGGCTAAGGCCGGGAAAAGGCTTCGGTGCAGCACAGCACACGAGGAGGGCTGAGCGTGCCGGGGTGTGCGGGGCGGGTGTGCTGGGGGCACGCGTGTGCGCGCTGGCTGGAGTCGCTTCCCGGCAGCTGATTGCGGCAGCGGTGGTTGCTTTAACACTCGGTTCCCATCACGGAGAGAGCCCAGGCTTTTAGGAAGGAAAGTCTTACACTTCTACCAACTATTTCAAGACTCCCATAAACACATTTTTGGTTCAGCATTAATGAATTACCTCAATGCGGAGCTACTCATGCCAAATACATGAATACAGAGTGTAGAAAAGCCGCCGAGAAGCAGATTTGGCTGCCATTCAGCTGCTCTGATCGGCACAATTTCTTTTCTCGATTATAGCAAGAAAATGCTCTCTGCCTGTGGCACCGCGTCCTCCCAGGAACAGGCAGCTGGCCGACAGTTGGGCTGTGCAGAGCTTGGGCACGCCGGGGTTATTTGCTGCTTCCATCACTCGAATTGGCAGAAAATGCTGCTCGCTGGTGTCCGCGCAGGAGGTGCAGCCAAGAACCGGGATCCTGCTCTTTCTGCATGCCCAGGCTCGCTGCTCTGGGCTGCCTGACCTCCTCGTGGGTGCTAGGGGAAGGAAAACTGCGATTAAGAGGATTTCTGAGTCTGGCTTTTCTGGGGAGGTGGGTCGGGGCTGCCTGTCTGTGGCCCTGCAGCCACGCGTGCCCACGAGCACCATGGCTGGGTGCAGCTCCACCGTGGCccctgtcgtggttttaccccacATCTCTATACTATCAACAccgtttccagcacaaatctaaaacatagccccatgccagctactatgaagaaagttaactctcccagctgaaaccaggacagcccCTCTCCGTGGAGCAGTGAACCTCACCCATGGCCTCATCAACCGTgtcctttgctttcctccaaCAGCAACAGCCCTGCCACGCTGGGGACTGCCAAGAGACAACGTGCCCCCAGGAAAAGTGCAGCCCCTTTTGCAAAAACCTTTCTCGCCgggctctgctctccaggtTCCTGACCTCCGTGCCCCACTGGGTGTTTGCTCATCCCTTGCTCTTTGAGCATCATTCGACCGAAAGTACCATGGATAAATGGGTTTGTGCTACGTCACGGATGAGGATGCCACTTTCAagcaggggagagcaggggaaTCAAGGAAGGCAACACAGCGATCACACCTCCACTGCTTTGCGTCGCAGTCCTCAGGAGCTTGTCAGCAAGAGCTGAGCTGGTTATTGCCTCTTTGCTCCCTAAAATGAAACTCCAGCGGCAGGTGAGCAGGGGAGAGAGGGTGGCCAGTGCACCCCTGTGCCCACCGAGCccatggccagcagcaggaccgTCGCCTGTCCTCTCTCTCACCAGGAGGGCTGATGCAGCAGTGCAGGATGTCTCCATCTGGGAAAGGTTTGCTGTTCTCAAGAGCTGCTGTGGCTCCTGACATGTTTTAGCTTAGCGCGAGGCATTACCTCACCGGGCCGCTGCAGATGGCAGATGGCTGCTGGCTGCACCgtgctcctctctgctctctcccctctctccgcTTCATCTGCAGCCCCTGAACCCAGTGCTTTCTGCTCAGGTTTTTCACATGCTGGCTGGTTTGCTCGCAGGATCCTGGGGAGGCGGTTGCCTGCTTTCTGAGCATCACCCCAGCTGGgcctggaggaagaggagccctCTGTAGCATCCCTGGAGGAAGGGGAGCCCTttgcagcatccctggaggaagaagagaaccTTTGCAGCATCCCTGGAAGTGACAACCTTCTCCGAAGCTCGCAGCCCATCTCCTTGCACAGGGGTCTGGTGGCCACCTCTGCTTCACCAAGGCTTTCAGCGTCCAGCAGAAATGATGAGGATGTTGCAGAGAGCAACCTCACCTTCATATAGACAGGGAAACTCTCAGTGCCAAACCCAAGTGGAAGAGAGGAGTTTTGGCTCAGAGTGGGGCAGACGTTGCCAtggctctgtgcctcagtttccccgtgTGCTGTGCAGGGCACAGGGCAACCCAGCCTCTCCTCGGGCCCTTTAGAGACAACAATCTCCCCAGCAAAGGGCAGGATGTATGGGGGTAATTTTGACCGAGTGCTTCTTTCCTGAGAgagaacaataataataattacaataatAATACTAAGAATAAAGGAAAGGCCCTGAGAGCTTTCCCTCCCTGCAAGCAGAGGAAGACTTTTGCTTTTTGGTGCTGTACTGGGGACATTAAGGGAAGGGAAATGGGCATGAATGTGCTGCATTTGCAGCTCAAAACCCCACGAACTGTGACATCCCTCCCCTAAATTGGcctaaaaatgagatttaaaagcTTGCCACAGACAGcatctttttcttcactttctgaTTTCAGAGCATCCTTTGTGCTGCAGCTCAGAAAAAACGGCAGCGAAATCCCCCAGCAACGGAGCTGGGGCTCGGGGATGCTGCGAGTGGCTGCAAAGATTTCGGAGCAGGGAtgcagggtgggaggaggaggatggcgTGGGCCCCCAGGGATGAAGGCTGCAGCTATGCTGGGGATCGCCACGGCcggtggggtgcagggggccaGGGGCGGGGAAAGGCTCCAAGGGAAAGGCTTTGTTCGCGGGCCAGCCGGGAGCGTGCGAGGGCCTCCGGGTTCCAGCGTTTCTCCTCCGCTTTGCTCCTGCTGTGTGCGGGAGCCGGGCCAAGGTGGAGCACGGCGGGGTGGAGCGGGTCCCCGAGGAAGGCAGGGGACGGCCGTGCATTTAGCCCTTAAATTGCCTGGGAAAGTGGCTCTATCTTTCCATGTCCCTCCAGG is part of the Grus americana isolate bGruAme1 chromosome 17, bGruAme1.mat, whole genome shotgun sequence genome and encodes:
- the SOX18 gene encoding transcription factor SOX-18 is translated as MNISESNYCREEISQPRGDCSWVTAAVPAAEPGLAFPRPPGAASPASRTPSPEPGFAFGPGPGGAAPGAAPGAAPSRTPSPEPGYGYSPPAGRAEGKAGEDSRIRRPMNAFMVWAKDERKRLAQQNPDLHNAVLSKMLGQSWKALSASDKRPFVEEAERLRIQHLQDHPNYKYRPRRKKQAKKIKRMEPNILLHNLSQPCSDNFSMSHHGGSQPGHPQPPPLNHFRELHSMGSDIENYGLPTPEMSPLDVLEQTEPAFFPPHMQDDCNMMPFRGYHHHHQMEFPQEKCMGRDVAVPYAQTPSHLADAMRTPHPSSIYYNQMCSGTQNGLSAHLGQLSPPPEAHHMESVDHLNQTELWTDVDRNEFDQYLNMSRTRPEASGLPYHVSLSKVTPRSISCEESSLISALSDASSAVYYSPCITG